One Triticum dicoccoides isolate Atlit2015 ecotype Zavitan chromosome 4B, WEW_v2.0, whole genome shotgun sequence genomic window carries:
- the LOC119295409 gene encoding uncharacterized protein LOC119295409 isoform X1, which yields MLRLPCLLRGVSSPAASSLRRAFRSAASLEAILSHSHPSKASSEDQAGPAHLALYNYPTFAGAYSALAADLFHRRLGRRLLVLPFSSVEPFRADDFKGAGFHSCYLLDFIGPRNFALELSRFIPSVVAFDHRQSTLARIPELGRCPTNLDLRIDTSKSSARAVFDYFSNKFTSENLDSETCENLLGQEDEERVSNVIKYVEDADLQQWQLPDSRAFHTALRDERAKLNCVSNPHVFEQLMQLDVSDLLARGNSLAQNRLEAARKLIHNPFKIYLGQGLYGECLAIRADGDSKLSHEIGLELSKMSAGAGLRPIGAVVFMQRGLLKICLRTTDNTTNTAEIAKAYGGGGKASSSSFALRMDEFNAWIRENT from the exons ATGCTCCGCCTCCCCTGCCTCCTGCGTGGCGTCTCCTCGCCGGCGGCGTCCTCTCTCCGGCGAGCCTTCCGCTCGGCGGCCTCCCTTGAAGCCATCCTCTCACACTCCCACCCATCCAAGGCCTCCTCCGAGGACCAGGCGGGCCCCGCCCACCTCGCGCTCTACAACTACCCCACCTTCGCCGGCGCCTACTCCGCGCTCGCCGCTGACCTCTTCCACCGCCGCCTCGGACGGCGTCTCCTCGTCCTCCCCTTTTCCTCCGTCGAGCCCTTCAG AGCTGATGACTTCAAGGGTGCCGGGTTCCATTCTTGCTATCTTTTGGATTTCATCGGGCCAAGGAATTTTGCGTTGGAGCTCTCTCGATTCATCCCCAG CGTGGTGGCATTTGATCACCGGCAAAGCACACTAGCAAGGATCCCCGAGTTGGGTCGATGCCCGACTAACCTTGACCTCCGCATCGACACCTCAAAGAGTAGTGCCCGAGCTGTATTTGATTATTTCTCCAATAAGTTTACATCGGAAAACCTCGATTCC GAGACATGCGAGAATCTGTTGGGCCAAGAAGATGAGGAGCGGGTTTCAAATGTTATCAAATATGTAGAGGATGCTGATCTGCAGCAATGGCAGCTGCCCGATAGCAGAGCATTTCATACAGCTCTCAGGGATGAGCGTGCAAAGTTAAATTGTGTTAGTAATCCTCATGTTTTTGAGCAG CTAATGCAACTTGATGTTAGCGATCTGCTTGCTAGAGGGAATTCATTAGCTCAAAATCGTCTAGAGGCTGCAAGGAAGCTCATACACAATCCTTTCAAGATTTACCTCGGACAAGGGCTATATGGTGAATGCCTT GCAATCAGAGCCGATGGGGATTCAAAGCTGAGCCACGAAATCGGTTTGGAGTTGAGCAAGATGAGTGCTGGCGCCGGATTAAG ACCAATTGGAGCAGTGGTCTTTATGCAACGTGGACTGCTGAAGATCTGCTTGAGGACTACAGACAATACAACCAACACTGCAGAGATCGCCAAG GCATATGGCGGAGGTGGAAAGGCGAGCTCAAGTTCTTTCGCACTAAGGATGGACGAATTCAACGCCTGGATTAGGGAGAACACATGA
- the LOC119295410 gene encoding uncharacterized protein LOC119295410, producing the protein METAHEVAIYIDRFHNLDLYHQGWYRMKISAAWEQDDGRAPVSPARVAQYEATDIGAKRASGFWKIDDVDNSFYTQPFRIKYARQDIYLSLMVSFYIPNSQDEGPATSSVMLKFELLFVPTLGNRIETEDSNDQYLVPVHEFRIPHRALLGLHTYCPVHFDTFHPVLVDLTIHIVYLKAGVTKSSLKAFKQGSVSKSYDILKALLSSRELLLEEVKRISNGIGQTLEDLDGADLTLGKYESVHPTKSSFPNYTNGLPVIPKCIGQQFGILQDLLERSDDAVQSTNDVMLYTLSKEELFELFETVSDQLSLLWSGFLKFHRINKLKILDYLHDIWDVDRKSEWSIWIVHSKIEIPHRYMHGMGDSSSPRHSLRRVSSSKKLHHDPVQNASSRAELHRKSIAQMKINARSVQDMHIYANPSRVPVVLIEQHVMVVPQHGCNKDLLANAPDLYNTSVPPNLQGDSFAGNPLGGKNTGHVLRAVIFVHGFQGHHLDLCLIRNQWLLRDPGAECLLSETNEDRTYGDFKEMGRRLANEVVSFLKNKLDKYSRHGGCRELKLSFVGHSIGNVIIRSALSEPKLQPFLKNLYTYMSISGPHLGYWYSSNSLFNSGLWLMKRLKGLQCMHQLTFTDEQDPQNTFFYKLCKLKTLENFKNIILVSSPQDGYVPYHSARIDLCPASSSDSSKKGQVFTEMLNNCLDQIRAPTSETRVFMRCDVSFDQSTQRRDLNSFVGRAAHVEFLENDTYARFIMWSFPELFL; encoded by the exons ATGGAGACGGCGCACGAGGTGGCCATCTACATTGACCGCTTCCACAATCTCGACTTGTACCACCAAGG ATGGTACCGGATGAAGATTAGTGCGGCGTGGGAGCAGGACGACGGCAGGGCACCGGTGTCGCCAGCCAGGGTAGCACAATACGAAG CTACTGATATTGGTGCGAAGCGTGCTAGTGGCTTTTGGAAAATAGATGACGTTGACAACAGCTTCTATACACAGCCATTTAGAATTAAATATGCTAGACAAGATATTTATCTATCACTTATGGTGTCTTTCTACATACCCAACAGTCAAGATGAG GGTCCAGCAACTTCTTCAGTTATGTTGAAGTTTGAGCTCCTATTTGTTCCAACATTGGGGAATAG GATTGAAACTGAAGATTCAAATGACCAGTATTTGGTCCCTGTTCATGAATTTAGGATCCCACATAGGGCACTCCTGGGTTTACACACATATTGTCCTGTCCATTTTGACACTTTCCACCCTGTGCTTGTTGATCTGACCATACATATAGTGTACCTGAAAGCTGGCGTGACTAAATCGTCACTGAAG GCATTCAAGCAAGGTTCAGTCTCAAAGTCATATGATATTCTGAAGGCATTATTATCTTCTAGAGAACTGTTGCTTGAGGAAGTAAAGAGGATCAGTAATGGTATTGGTCAGACTCTTGAAGATTTGGATGGCGCTGATTTAACACTTGGTAAATACGAGTCAGTTCACCCAACAAAGTCAAGTTTTCCTAATTATACTAATGGGCTCCCTGTAATCCCAAAGTGCATTGGCCAGCAGTTTGGCATTTTACAAGATCTTCTAGAG AGATCTGATGATGCGGTTCAAAGCACTAATGATGTTATGCTGTACACCCTTTCCAAAGAAGaattgtttgaattatttgaaacaGTGAGCGACCAACTTTCACTTTTATGGAGTGGATTCCTGAAATTTCATAG GATAAATAAATTAAAGATATTGGATTACTTGCATGATATTTGGGATGTTGATCGGAAATCAGAATGGTCAATATGGATTGTTCATTCAAAAATTGAGATTCCACATCGTTACATGCATGGTATGGGTGACAGTTCGTCTCCTCGCCATTCACTCCGGAGGGTTTCCAGCTCAAAGAAGTTGCATCATGAT CCTGTACAGAATGCTTCTTCACGAGCTGAACTCCACAGAAAAAGTATTGCGCAAATGAAG ATTAACGCACGGTCTGTTCAAGATATGCATATCTATGCTAATCCTTCACGTGTTCCTGTTGTTCTTATAGAACAACATGTCATGGTCGTTCCACAACATGGTTGTAACAAGGATTTGTTGGCAAATGCTCCAGATCTGTATAATACTTCTGTACCACCTAATCTACAAGGAGATTCTTTTGCGGGGAATCCGCTCGGTGGTAAAAACACTGGACATGTCTTACGAGCTGTTATTTTTGTGCATGGATTTCAG GGGCATCATCTGGATCTTTGTCTCATTAGAAACCAATGGCTTTTGCGTGATCCTGGAGCTGAGTGCCTATTGTCTGAGACAAACGAAGATAGAACATATGGAGATTTTAAAGAAATGGGTAGAAGGCTTGCTAATGAAGTGGTCTCATTCCTAAAGAACAAATTGGATAAGTATTCGAGACATGGAGGCTGCAGAGAATTGAAGCTTAGTTTTGTCGGTCACTCCATTGGGAACGTCATCATCAGAAGTGCATTATCAG AACCCAAGTTGCAGCCGTTTTTGAAGAACCTCTACACATACATGTCGATATCAGGGCCTCATTTAGGTTACTGGTACAGCTCAAATTCGTTGTTCAACTCTGGCCTCTGGCTTATGAAGAGACTCAAGGGACTGCAATGCATGCATCAGCTCACTTTCACTGATGAGCAAGACCCCCAGAATACATTTTTTTACAAGCTCTGCAAG CTCAAGACATTGGAGAACTTCAAAAACATCATTTTGGTGTCTTCGCCGCAG GATGGCTACGTCCCATACCATTCAGCGAGAATTGACCTCTGCCCGGCCTCGTCGTCAGATAGCTCGAAGAAGGGGCAGGTGTTCACGGAGATGCTCAACAATTGCCTGGACCAGATCCGTGCACCCACCTCCGAGACGCGGGTGTTCATGCGCTGCGACGTGAGCTTCGACCAGTCCACCCAGCGACGGGACCTCAACTCCTTTGTCGGTAGGGCTGCACACGTCGAGTTCCTGGAGAATGACACGTATGCCAGGTTCATCATGTGGTCCTTTCCAGAATTGTTCCTGTGA
- the LOC119295408 gene encoding uncharacterized protein LOC119295408 isoform X1 — translation MITAMYKALPRRGYPILVLRLRGLRGLSSHAGGGERWRGQPQQQQQQQESKEVKVSVWWDFQKCQLPPDANPCRVAPRVTAALRAAGIRGPVEITAFGDVFVLPRPVQEVLAATGVAFSHVPASGKDGSDRSFIADLVYWIAQNPPPAHFFLISGDKHFANILHRLRMSNYNILLACPNNEPSILCSAATIMWPWEALIKGEGFTRKHFNQPPDGLSCSWYGNYRGALDDPFQKAEPKHSVNVSLQTKKPEKPPITSKSVVNGPDYARFIDPLPGDSQPALVGEKSFTRMSYQQSIGDRKCLTETKNEKPRSSNVPSSPSDILSLEQQKIPVGDDPFLQGEFNHSMNVPLQTKKPEETPRIPKSVITCIRRALNSYPEGVNLEDLLSELKENKLFMYNGLYGFKNFSALLQAMPDYVKFIDPLPGDSQPVVVGEKSFNRFPSAQSNGEVKCLIETKNEKPPSSNIPSSPSDILSPEQRKIPIVDAPSSQSGLLSRDQRKAPPVDFIKPSEPPAGHMEADMVITAATPSSEAQGTTSKKGLLERIQILWTGPKTIKPQVHPSHDATFSEGSSDVTSQEGQHNRHLRKAMKNCSTADNADVNGPDNSSAGSTSLSDDPSNNCSETDVKRNFANTKNHSGETVEISKAEKIRGSGESNKGIFSWAARWWSSGKSDTQDNQNHDGTRKDLDKGCSFVNSASGQQVGVEMFEKSYFWDALQQYLLTHHGSKLVSEAKAREELAHGLQKGCSLLKGLDEKHIHQLVHLLISEKKWIKECRSETFHFQLTLPQRGTCAPLHSCKPEGSTSPLTNGNGQASCKGNEYRGNVDDFAWEELGPVSSAGDPHPETGKVVRYHPPTSSDDEFSDGEIHAVDEQAGKDSDAEFSENENHTASQQARRDPSRSSLVEIIALWETGKDDGSPPRNFKAECSRTNKHYRQCYRPSTKQQRQQQHS, via the exons ATGATCACAGCCATGTACAAAGCGCTTCCGCGCCGCGGATACCCCATCCTCGTCCTCCGCCTCCGGGGGCTTCGTGGGCTCAGCTCGCACGCGGGCGGCGGCGAGCGGTGGAGGGGTCAgccccagcagcagcagcagcagcaggaaagCAAGGAGGTCAAGGTGTCGGTGTGGTGGGACTTCCAAAAGTGCCAGCTTCCGCCCGACGCCAACCCCTGCCGCGTGGCCCCGCGCGTCACGGCCGCGCTGCGCGCCGCCGGCATCCGGGGCCCCGTCGAGATCACCGCCTTCGGCGATGTTTTCGTGCTCCCCCGCCCCGTCCAGGAGGTCCTCGCGGCCACCGGCGTCGCGTTCTCGCACGTCCCCGCCA GTGGAAAGGATGGTTCTGACAGATCATTCATTGCTGATCTTGTCTATTGGATTGCTCAGAACCCTCCACCAGCCCATTTCTTCCTTATATCTGGGGATAAACACTTTGCGAATATTCTGCATCGCCTTCGGATGAGCAATTACAACATACTGCTAGCCTGTCCTAACAATGAGCCCAGCATTCTGTGCAGTGCAGCAACAATTATGTGGCCGTGGGAAGCTTTGATTAAAGGGGAGGGGTTTACTCGAAAACATTTTAACCAGCCACCTGATGGTTTGTCCTGTTCTTGGTATGGTAATTACAGGGGAGCTCTTGATGACCCCTTCCAGAAAGCAGAACCAAAGCACTCCGTAAATGTATCATTGCAAACCAAGAAGCCAGAGAAGCCACCTATAACCTCCAAATCTGTGGTCAACGGGCCTGATTATGCCAGGTTTATAGATCCTCTACCAGGTGATAGTCAACCTGCTCTAGTTGGTGAAAAAAGCTTTACGAGAATGAGTTATCAGCAAAGTATTGGGGACAGAAAATGCCTCACTGAGACTAAGAATGAGAAGCCACGATCATCCAATGTCCCATCTTCTCCATCAGATATATTATCTTTAGAGCAACAGAAAATTCCGGTCGGTGATGATCCCTTCCTGCAAGGAGAATTCAACCACTCCATGAATGTACCATTGCAGACCAAGAAACCAGAGGAGACACCTAGAATCCCCAAATCTGTGATCACCTGTATCAGGAGAGCACTAAACTCTTATCCTGAAGGGGTCAATCTCGAAGATCTTCTATCAGAACTTAAAGAGAACAAGTTGTTTATGTATAATGGATTATATGGCTTCAAAAACTTCAGTGCTCTTCTCCAAGCTATGCCTGATTATGTCAAATTTATAGATCCTTTACCAGGTGATAGTCAACCTGTCGTAGTTGGTGAAAAAAGCTTTAATAGATTTCCTTCTGCTCAAAGTAATGGTGAGGTAAAATGCCTCATTGAGACGAAGAATGAGAAGCCACCATCATCTAACATACCATCTTCTCCATCAGATATATTGTCCCCAGAACAAAGGAAAATTCCGATAGTTGATGCTCCATCTTCCCAGAGTGGTTTGTTGTCTAGAGACCAAAGGAAAGCTCCACCCGTAGATTTTATTAAGCCATCTGAACCACCTGCGGGTCATATGGAAGCTGATATGGTGATCACTGCTGCAACTCCCTCCTCGGAGGCTCAAGGTACTACTAGTAAAAAAGGGCTACTTGAAAGGATTCAGATACTATGGACTGGTCCCAAGACCATTAAGCCCCAGGTCCATCCATCTCATGATGCTACTTTTTCTGAAGGGTCCAGTGATGTAACAAGCCAGGAAGGGCAACATAACAGACATTTGAGAAAGGCCATGAAGAATTGTTCCACAGCTGACAATGCTGATGTGAATGGTCCTGATAACAGTTCAGCAGGCAGCACTAGTTTGTCAGATGACCCGTCTAATAACTGTTCTGAAACAGATGTCAAGAGGAATTTTGCAAATACAAAGAATCACTCTGGCGAAACAGTCGAAATCAGCAAAGCTGAAAAGATACGAGGTTCTGGAGAAAGCAACAAAGGAATATTTAGCTGGGCAGCAAGGTGGTGGTCATCTGGAAAATCAGATACACAAGATAATCAAAATCATGATGGAACAAGGAAAGATTTGGACAAGGGATGTTCATTTGTTAACAGTGCAAGTGGACAGCAAGTAGGAGTTGAAATGTTTGAAAAATCTTACTTCTGGGATGCACTACAGCAATATCTTTTAACCCATCATGGATCAAAACTTGTTTCAGAAGCAAAGGCAAG GGAGGAGTTGGCACATGGACTGCAGAAGGGCTGTTCGCTTCTCAAAGGCCTTGACGAGAAACATATCCATCAGTTAGTACATCTGTTGATCTCTGAGAAGAAATGGATCAAGGAGTGTAGGTCGGAAACTTTTCATTTCCAACTTACGCTGCCTCAGAGAGGAACATGTGCTCCATTACATTCCTGTAAACCAGAAGGGTCAACTTCTCCTCTTACAAATGGAAACGGCCAGGCCAGCTGCAAGGGCAATGAATACCGTGGTAATGTCGATGACTTTGCCTGGGAAGAGCTTGGTCCTGTATCCAGTGCTGGTGATCCTCATCCAGAAACTGGTAAAGTGGTGCGCTATCACCCTCCCACCTCGTCAGATGATGAGTTTTCTGATGGTGAAATTCATGCGGTAGATGAACAAGCAGGAAAAGATTCGGATGCTGAATTTTCCGAGAATGAAAATCATACAGCAAGCCAACAAGCAAGAAGAGACCCATCGCGGAGCTCGCTCGTCGAAATTATTGCCTTGTGGGAAACAGGCAAGGATGATGGTTCACCGCCGAGAAATTTCAAGGCCGAATGCTCTCGAACGAATAAACATTATCGTCAGTGTTATCGTCCTTCGACCAAGCAGCAGCGGCAGCAACAACACTCGTGA
- the LOC119295409 gene encoding uncharacterized protein LOC119295409 isoform X2: protein MLRLPCLLRGVSSPAASSLRRAFRSAASLEAILSHSHPSKASSEDQAGPAHLALYNYPTFAGAYSALAADLFHRRLGRRLLVLPFSSVEPFRADDFKGAGFHSCYLLDFIGPRNFALELSRFIPSVVAFDHRQSTLARIPELGRCPTNLDLRIDTSKSSARAVFDYFSNKFTSENLDSTCENLLGQEDEERVSNVIKYVEDADLQQWQLPDSRAFHTALRDERAKLNCVSNPHVFEQLMQLDVSDLLARGNSLAQNRLEAARKLIHNPFKIYLGQGLYGECLAIRADGDSKLSHEIGLELSKMSAGAGLRPIGAVVFMQRGLLKICLRTTDNTTNTAEIAKAYGGGGKASSSSFALRMDEFNAWIRENT, encoded by the exons ATGCTCCGCCTCCCCTGCCTCCTGCGTGGCGTCTCCTCGCCGGCGGCGTCCTCTCTCCGGCGAGCCTTCCGCTCGGCGGCCTCCCTTGAAGCCATCCTCTCACACTCCCACCCATCCAAGGCCTCCTCCGAGGACCAGGCGGGCCCCGCCCACCTCGCGCTCTACAACTACCCCACCTTCGCCGGCGCCTACTCCGCGCTCGCCGCTGACCTCTTCCACCGCCGCCTCGGACGGCGTCTCCTCGTCCTCCCCTTTTCCTCCGTCGAGCCCTTCAG AGCTGATGACTTCAAGGGTGCCGGGTTCCATTCTTGCTATCTTTTGGATTTCATCGGGCCAAGGAATTTTGCGTTGGAGCTCTCTCGATTCATCCCCAG CGTGGTGGCATTTGATCACCGGCAAAGCACACTAGCAAGGATCCCCGAGTTGGGTCGATGCCCGACTAACCTTGACCTCCGCATCGACACCTCAAAGAGTAGTGCCCGAGCTGTATTTGATTATTTCTCCAATAAGTTTACATCGGAAAACCTCGATTCC ACATGCGAGAATCTGTTGGGCCAAGAAGATGAGGAGCGGGTTTCAAATGTTATCAAATATGTAGAGGATGCTGATCTGCAGCAATGGCAGCTGCCCGATAGCAGAGCATTTCATACAGCTCTCAGGGATGAGCGTGCAAAGTTAAATTGTGTTAGTAATCCTCATGTTTTTGAGCAG CTAATGCAACTTGATGTTAGCGATCTGCTTGCTAGAGGGAATTCATTAGCTCAAAATCGTCTAGAGGCTGCAAGGAAGCTCATACACAATCCTTTCAAGATTTACCTCGGACAAGGGCTATATGGTGAATGCCTT GCAATCAGAGCCGATGGGGATTCAAAGCTGAGCCACGAAATCGGTTTGGAGTTGAGCAAGATGAGTGCTGGCGCCGGATTAAG ACCAATTGGAGCAGTGGTCTTTATGCAACGTGGACTGCTGAAGATCTGCTTGAGGACTACAGACAATACAACCAACACTGCAGAGATCGCCAAG GCATATGGCGGAGGTGGAAAGGCGAGCTCAAGTTCTTTCGCACTAAGGATGGACGAATTCAACGCCTGGATTAGGGAGAACACATGA
- the LOC119295408 gene encoding uncharacterized protein LOC119295408 isoform X2, whose translation MITAMYKALPRRGYPILVLRLRGLRGLSSHAGGGERWRGQPQQQQQQQESKEVKVSVWWDFQKCQLPPDANPCRVAPRVTAALRAAGIRGPVEITAFGDVFVLPRPVQEVLAATGVAFSHVPASGKDGSDRSFIADLVYWIAQNPPPAHFFLISGDKHFANILHRLRMSNYNILLACPNNEPSILCSAATIMWPWEALIKGEGFTRKHFNQPPDGLSCSWYGNYRGALDDPFQKAEPKHSVNVSLQTKKPEKPPITSKSVVNGPDYARFIDPLPGDSQPALVGEKSFTRMSYQQSIGDRKCLTETKNEKPRSSNVPSSPSDILSLEQQKIPVGDDPFLQGEFNHSMNVPLQTKKPEETPRIPKSVITCIRRALNSYPEGVNLEDLLSELKENKLFMYNGLYGFKNFSALLQAMPDYVKFIDPLPGDSQPVVVGEKSFNRFPSAQSNGEVKCLIETKNEKPPSSNIPSSPSDILSPEQRKIPIVDAPSSQSGLLSRDQRKAPPVDFIKPSEPPAGHMEADMVITAATPSSEAQGTTSKKGLLERIQILWTGPKTIKPQVHPSHDATFSEGSSDVTSQEGQHNRHLRKAMKNCSTADNADVNGPDNSSAGSTSLSDDPSNNCSETDVKRNFANTKNHSGETVEISKAEKIRGSGESNKGIFSWAARWWSSGKSDTQDNQNHDGTRKDLDKGCSFVNSASGQQVGVEMFEKSYFWDALQQYLLTHHGSKLVSEAKAREELAHGLQKGCSLLKGLDEKHIHQLVHLLISEKKWIKECRSETFHFQLTLPQRGTCAPLHSCKPEGSTSPLTNGNGQASCKGNEYRGNVDDFAWEELGPVSSAGDPHPETGKVEKIRMLNFPRMKIIQQANKQEETHRGARSSKLLPCGKQARMMVHRREISRPNALERINIIVSVIVLRPSSSGSNNTRDIKSALVL comes from the exons ATGATCACAGCCATGTACAAAGCGCTTCCGCGCCGCGGATACCCCATCCTCGTCCTCCGCCTCCGGGGGCTTCGTGGGCTCAGCTCGCACGCGGGCGGCGGCGAGCGGTGGAGGGGTCAgccccagcagcagcagcagcagcaggaaagCAAGGAGGTCAAGGTGTCGGTGTGGTGGGACTTCCAAAAGTGCCAGCTTCCGCCCGACGCCAACCCCTGCCGCGTGGCCCCGCGCGTCACGGCCGCGCTGCGCGCCGCCGGCATCCGGGGCCCCGTCGAGATCACCGCCTTCGGCGATGTTTTCGTGCTCCCCCGCCCCGTCCAGGAGGTCCTCGCGGCCACCGGCGTCGCGTTCTCGCACGTCCCCGCCA GTGGAAAGGATGGTTCTGACAGATCATTCATTGCTGATCTTGTCTATTGGATTGCTCAGAACCCTCCACCAGCCCATTTCTTCCTTATATCTGGGGATAAACACTTTGCGAATATTCTGCATCGCCTTCGGATGAGCAATTACAACATACTGCTAGCCTGTCCTAACAATGAGCCCAGCATTCTGTGCAGTGCAGCAACAATTATGTGGCCGTGGGAAGCTTTGATTAAAGGGGAGGGGTTTACTCGAAAACATTTTAACCAGCCACCTGATGGTTTGTCCTGTTCTTGGTATGGTAATTACAGGGGAGCTCTTGATGACCCCTTCCAGAAAGCAGAACCAAAGCACTCCGTAAATGTATCATTGCAAACCAAGAAGCCAGAGAAGCCACCTATAACCTCCAAATCTGTGGTCAACGGGCCTGATTATGCCAGGTTTATAGATCCTCTACCAGGTGATAGTCAACCTGCTCTAGTTGGTGAAAAAAGCTTTACGAGAATGAGTTATCAGCAAAGTATTGGGGACAGAAAATGCCTCACTGAGACTAAGAATGAGAAGCCACGATCATCCAATGTCCCATCTTCTCCATCAGATATATTATCTTTAGAGCAACAGAAAATTCCGGTCGGTGATGATCCCTTCCTGCAAGGAGAATTCAACCACTCCATGAATGTACCATTGCAGACCAAGAAACCAGAGGAGACACCTAGAATCCCCAAATCTGTGATCACCTGTATCAGGAGAGCACTAAACTCTTATCCTGAAGGGGTCAATCTCGAAGATCTTCTATCAGAACTTAAAGAGAACAAGTTGTTTATGTATAATGGATTATATGGCTTCAAAAACTTCAGTGCTCTTCTCCAAGCTATGCCTGATTATGTCAAATTTATAGATCCTTTACCAGGTGATAGTCAACCTGTCGTAGTTGGTGAAAAAAGCTTTAATAGATTTCCTTCTGCTCAAAGTAATGGTGAGGTAAAATGCCTCATTGAGACGAAGAATGAGAAGCCACCATCATCTAACATACCATCTTCTCCATCAGATATATTGTCCCCAGAACAAAGGAAAATTCCGATAGTTGATGCTCCATCTTCCCAGAGTGGTTTGTTGTCTAGAGACCAAAGGAAAGCTCCACCCGTAGATTTTATTAAGCCATCTGAACCACCTGCGGGTCATATGGAAGCTGATATGGTGATCACTGCTGCAACTCCCTCCTCGGAGGCTCAAGGTACTACTAGTAAAAAAGGGCTACTTGAAAGGATTCAGATACTATGGACTGGTCCCAAGACCATTAAGCCCCAGGTCCATCCATCTCATGATGCTACTTTTTCTGAAGGGTCCAGTGATGTAACAAGCCAGGAAGGGCAACATAACAGACATTTGAGAAAGGCCATGAAGAATTGTTCCACAGCTGACAATGCTGATGTGAATGGTCCTGATAACAGTTCAGCAGGCAGCACTAGTTTGTCAGATGACCCGTCTAATAACTGTTCTGAAACAGATGTCAAGAGGAATTTTGCAAATACAAAGAATCACTCTGGCGAAACAGTCGAAATCAGCAAAGCTGAAAAGATACGAGGTTCTGGAGAAAGCAACAAAGGAATATTTAGCTGGGCAGCAAGGTGGTGGTCATCTGGAAAATCAGATACACAAGATAATCAAAATCATGATGGAACAAGGAAAGATTTGGACAAGGGATGTTCATTTGTTAACAGTGCAAGTGGACAGCAAGTAGGAGTTGAAATGTTTGAAAAATCTTACTTCTGGGATGCACTACAGCAATATCTTTTAACCCATCATGGATCAAAACTTGTTTCAGAAGCAAAGGCAAG GGAGGAGTTGGCACATGGACTGCAGAAGGGCTGTTCGCTTCTCAAAGGCCTTGACGAGAAACATATCCATCAGTTAGTACATCTGTTGATCTCTGAGAAGAAATGGATCAAGGAGTGTAGGTCGGAAACTTTTCATTTCCAACTTACGCTGCCTCAGAGAGGAACATGTGCTCCATTACATTCCTGTAAACCAGAAGGGTCAACTTCTCCTCTTACAAATGGAAACGGCCAGGCCAGCTGCAAGGGCAATGAATACCGTGGTAATGTCGATGACTTTGCCTGGGAAGAGCTTGGTCCTGTATCCAGTGCTGGTGATCCTCATCCAGAAACTGGTAAAGTG GAAAAGATTCGGATGCTGAATTTTCCGAGAATGAAAATCATACAGCAAGCCAACAAGCAAGAAGAGACCCATCGCGGAGCTCGCTCGTCGAAATTATTGCCTTGTGGGAAACAGGCAAGGATGATGGTTCACCGCCGAGAAATTTCAAGGCCGAATGCTCTCGAACGAATAAACATTATCGTCAGTGTTATCGTCCTTCGACCAAGCAGCAGCGGCAGCAACAACACTCGTGATATCAAGTCAGCACTGGTGCTATAG